A single region of the Gossypium arboreum isolate Shixiya-1 chromosome 12, ASM2569848v2, whole genome shotgun sequence genome encodes:
- the LOC108476605 gene encoding uncharacterized protein LOC108476605, which translates to MASYNQGCLILVGILVTLSLPYSHAFWGNENKIQTAVFVSPKFVLGPGSVENRFYYNVNFPKGHIAVKSFDAEVIDEAGNPIPLHETYLHHWVVIRYYVRKGVEISEFDNPRKFNESDYISGRNSGICQNLGQFFGLGSETRKTSTHVPNPYGIEVGNPAEIPSGFEEQWMLNVHAIDTRGAEDKLGCTECRCDLYNITVDEYGRPLRPDYKGGLLCCYDHTQCKVKHGFEAVRRTLYLRYTVKWVDMDRSVLPVKIYIFDITDSWKRSRSSTGIIAEHECKVEYDIESCDATGMGDDGCIDTRRISLDMPFGGYLIYGVAHQHSGGTGSALYREDGQLMCSSLPTYGEGEEPGNEAGYIVGMTTCYPKPGTVEISKGETLILESNYSRIRHHTGVMGLFYILVADKLPKPMQALHTVVQTQDSIMVVTILWAAVALIGVVAVIVVAVHYRLKSEGEDGYEAIGM; encoded by the exons ATGGCAAGTTACAATCAAGGATGTTTAATCTTGGTTGGGATTTTAGTGACACTGAGTTTACCATATTCACATGCCTTTTGGGgaaatgaaaataagatacaaaCTGCTGTTTTTGTATCACCTAAGTTCGTGCTCGGACCAGGATCTGTGGAAAATAGGTTCTATTACAACGTCAACTTTCCGAAAGGTCATATTGCGGTGAAAAGTTTTGATGCAGAAGTAATTGACGAGGCCGGGAATCCTATTCCACTGCACGAGACGTATTTGCATCATTGGGTTGTTATTAGATACTATGTACGTAAAGGTGTGGAAATATCAGAGTTTGATAACCCTAGAAAGTTTAACGAGTCGGACTATATTTCTGGGAGAAACAGTGGGATATGTCAGAATCTTGGTCAGTTCTTTGGCCTTGGGTCTGAGACACGGAAAACTTCAACTCATGTTCCCAATCCATATGGAATAGAAGTCGGTAATCCTGCTGAGATTCCTTCAGGATTTGAGGAGCAATGGATGCTTAATGTTCATGCAATTGATACAAGGGGTGCTGAAGACAAGTTAGGATGTACGGAATGTCGTTGTGATCTGTATAATATTACAGTCGATGAATATGGAAGACCTTTGAGACCTGACTATAAAGGAGGTTTGTTATGTTGTTACGATCATACACAATGCAAGGTAAAACATGGGTTCGAGGCTGTTAGAAGAACCCTTTACCTTAGATACACTGTGAAGTGGGTTGATATGGATAGGTCCGTCTTGCctgttaaaatttatatatttgatATTACCGATAGTTGGAAAAGGAGCCGCAGTTCAACTGGGATTATAGCAGAGCACGAGTGCAAG GTTGAATATGATATTGAATCTTGCGATGCCACCGGAATGGGCGATGATGGATGCATCGACACCAGAAGGATAAGCCTTGACATGCCATTTGGTGGTTATCTCATATATGGTGTTGCACACCAACATTCAGGTGGCACTGGTTCCGCTCTCTATAGAGAG GATGGCCAACTTATGTGTTCTTCATTACCGACTTATGGGGAAGGAGAAGAACCTGGAAACGAAGCTGGTTATATTGTAGGAATGACTACCTGCTATCCTAAACCCGGAACTGTGGAGATATCTAAAGGGGAGACTTTGATTTTGGAGTCCAATTACAGTAGAATCAGGCATCATACTGGTGTCATGGGGCTGTTCTACATTTTGGTTGCAGACAAGTTGCCCAAGCCAATGCAGGCCTTGCACACTGTTGTTCAA ACACAGGACAGTATTATGGTGGTAACAATCCTCTGGGCTGCGGTAGCTTTGATCGGTGTGGTAGCTGTCATCGTTGTTGCGGTTCATTATCGACTTAAAAGCGAGGGAGAAGATGGCTATGAAGCAATTGGGATGTGA